GTCTGTCGTGCGCCGTCGCTGCTGCTCCGCTCCTCCCCGTGGGTCGTCGCTGCTTCTCGGCTCCTCGCAGTGGGTCGTTTCTGCTTCTCTGCCTCCTCGCCAGTCTTGCTGTTTCTTCTCTGCTTCGCGTCGTGCCTCGCCGTTACTGCTGGGTGGTCTCTGCTCCTCTGATTTTAGGTAACTCTGTCTCACACTCTCACTGCGAGCTCACTGTCATCGCGAGCACTCTGTCATAGCCGTTCATCTCTCGCCATCTCTCCGGTAAGCCAATTCTTCTTCagtttcatcttttttttttccattaatTTTTGAGATTCTGAGCTGAGTTTGTGTTCTGAGTTTGGAATTggattatttatttaatttgttgaatGCTGATGTGGTTCtgaattcaatttaatttggaTTCTGAGTTTGGAATTGGATTCAATTTAGTTTTTGTTGCTGATGTGTTTTCAGTTTAGTTTGGATTCAGAAATCAGAACCATGTTGCTGATTAATTGATTAGAATTACAAAAACTAAATATGATTATATACTTTGGCTCTCTTATATTTAGCAGGCTTAGGAACTtgtaattgaattgaattttttgttgttgtgtTACGATGATATGGTTCTTGGTTTTCTATAATGTAGGTTAGCACGGTAACTAACTGAAGTTTGAAATGAAAATGATACTCTTGTTAGAAGTTTTTGATTACTTTATTAGTAGAAGTTATTGTTGAACTTTTTttattctgatttttttttgttgcagATGTGATGAATATTATTGctgattattttatttgaacttaaaaattaattagaaattttttattctataacCGAAAACTTTAAATGGTAAATTATGGATAAATTATTATGTGAAATTATGAAACTTTGTAATTAGTttagaaattattgaatttgaatatttgaaattatatattaaattcttaataattttattatatatttaattaaattggtttaaCTATGATTTGACCCTGGTTGGACCAGTCACTTGATCGGTTTAATGACGTGTTCAGTCTTGCAACCTTGGTAAaaccctttttctttttttccccgTTTCCATTATCCATCTCACTCTTGTTTGGACCCTTTTCACTCACTCCGAAGTCTAAACCCAATTCTCCACCCGCCACCACTCTCCGCCCACCGGTGCCTACGGCGCACACCACCCTTGACGGCAGTGACGGACCTGCCACACTCTCCTCAATCTATGTATTCCTCTTTCAACTCCTATTTCATTATTCCTTGtccttttaatttatttgttaactTCTCATTTTCTAGTAGTTCGTTCGAAAGAACACTattgtttttatcttttcctttttggtCAGAATggaaattacttttttttttctcggATTGGTATTTTGTTTCTATGAACATGTTATCTTCTAGAGATTTGTTCAAATTGCATGGCTTTGCATTGAtgattgatttatttatttgggattctcttgtttattttcattaatCTGAACGAATGATTGCATTTCTGTGGAATATCATtatgtttaattatttaatagaTTCTgtgattcaattcaattcaaaataataagCTTTTGGGACTCTCTGTCAATAAATTCTTCATTTTTGGTATTTATTTTCTCTGCATTCGTTAAAAGCGTTCAACTTGTTTGCTGGCTTCAGTTATACTCAACCATGGCTTTTCGAAGTGGATGATAATGcccttttgtttctgcagattCAATGGTACTTGATCCTTTTAGAATATGAGAGTAATGAGCATTTCTGGAGGCACAACAGCACCGGCTTCTTTGTTTGCTCGTACAGAAATGCCTATTCTAGCTTTAGGTTATTCTAAGTTGAGTGCTACTGCATTGGCACTTCGGTTGCCATGTAACTGCATGAGGAGGATGCGTTTGGTTACAAAGCTTAAGTATTCTGTTGCCGATAGGACATCATCGGCCTCCAGTCATGTGGATTCACCAGCAGAGTCGCGTCCGGTGAGTAGGAGGCGGGGAGGTGGCTCGTCGTTATATATTCGTCCTAGTTTGTCAGTAATGAAGAAGGATAGGGAGGAGATGCGTGAAAAGGTTTATGAGTTTTTGCGGGGAATTGGCATTGTTCCTGATGAGCTAGATGGTCTTGAACTTCCTGTGACAGTTGATGTTATGAGGGAACGCATAGATTTTCTTCACAGTTTAGGACTTACAATTGAAGATATTAACAATTATCCACTTGTTCTTGGCTGCAGTGTCAAGAAGAATATGATTCCGGTGCTCGATTACCTTGGTAAATTGGGAGTCAGGAAATCCACATTCACTCAGTTTTTGAGGAGATACCCACAAGTGCTTCATGCGAGTGTGGTTGTGGATCTTGTGCCGGTGATCAAGTATCTTGAGGGGATGGATATAAAGCCAAATGATATTCCTTGTGTTCTCGAGAGGTACCCTGAAGTGCTAGGATTCAAACTTGAGGGAACCATGAGCACATCAGTTGCTTATTTGGTTGGGATTGGTGTATCCAGAAGAGAAGTTGGAGGGGTCTTAACTAGATATCCAGAGATTTTGGGGATGCGAGTTGGTAGAATCATCAAACCTTTTGTGGAATTTCTGGAAAGCTTGGGGATTCCAAGGTTAGCTGTTGCTAGGTTGATAGAGAAAAAACCTTATATTCTTGGATTTGGGTTAGACGAGAAGGTGAAGCCCAATGTGAAGTCCCTTGAAGAGTTTAATGTCAGGCGAACATTACTTCCCTCTATAATTGCTCAATATCCTGACATAATCGGAATCGACCTAGAACCAAAGCTTGCGAATCAGAGGAGTTTACTCAACACTGTACTTGACGTGGATCCTAATGATTTCGGAAGAATTGTTGAGAAGATGCCGCAGGTAGTTAGCCTCACCAAAGGACCTATGCTGAAACATGTTGATTTTCTTAAGGATTGTGGATTTTCTTTAGAGCAAATGAGGAAGATGATTGTTGGATGCCCTCAACTGCTCGCTTTAAACATCGACATTATGAAACTTAGCTTTGATTACTTCCAAATAGATATGAAAAGGTCATTGGAAGACTTGGTTATTTTCCCAGCATTCTTCACGTATGGTCTGGAGTCAACTGTAAAACCAAGGCATAAGGTGATTGCTAAGAAAGGATTAAAGTGTTCTCTTTCATGGATGCTTAATTGTTCTGATGAGAAGTTTGAGCAACGAATGGAATATGACACTATtgatatggaggagatggaaACTGAACCATCATTTGATATGAATTCACTGATGCAACCAAGGAATGATGAATCGGGTTCTGACTATGAAGATTATGATGATAGTGATGATGATTAAATGATGGCGCAACTTCAACTAGTCTACCTGGGCAATAATAATTGCTCAACTATCGTTTTTGTATCATTGAAAAGGTAAATTGTTACAGGGGCCCATTTTcggtttttccaattgtttgtATTGTATATCTTATGCTTGTTTATTTGATAAGATAAAGGAGTAAATTTATAAGTTGAAGATAAAGCAGAGTGATGCTCAATATCATCTATAGTATTCTTAATGCTGAAGTTCTTGAGAAATGTGAATGAGAAGTTGACTCAATAACTAAGCATAAAAACTAAGAGTGactataatccttttattttaaAGGAGAACCGcctttgttatttatttttgttctctttgGATTCTCGTCACATGTTTAAATTAAACAAGAGGCAATTCTTGTAAAGTAA
The Arachis stenosperma cultivar V10309 chromosome 7, arast.V10309.gnm1.PFL2, whole genome shotgun sequence genome window above contains:
- the LOC130941234 gene encoding transcription termination factor MTERF4, chloroplastic, whose product is MRVMSISGGTTAPASLFARTEMPILALGYSKLSATALALRLPCNCMRRMRLVTKLKYSVADRTSSASSHVDSPAESRPVSRRRGGGSSLYIRPSLSVMKKDREEMREKVYEFLRGIGIVPDELDGLELPVTVDVMRERIDFLHSLGLTIEDINNYPLVLGCSVKKNMIPVLDYLGKLGVRKSTFTQFLRRYPQVLHASVVVDLVPVIKYLEGMDIKPNDIPCVLERYPEVLGFKLEGTMSTSVAYLVGIGVSRREVGGVLTRYPEILGMRVGRIIKPFVEFLESLGIPRLAVARLIEKKPYILGFGLDEKVKPNVKSLEEFNVRRTLLPSIIAQYPDIIGIDLEPKLANQRSLLNTVLDVDPNDFGRIVEKMPQVVSLTKGPMLKHVDFLKDCGFSLEQMRKMIVGCPQLLALNIDIMKLSFDYFQIDMKRSLEDLVIFPAFFTYGLESTVKPRHKVIAKKGLKCSLSWMLNCSDEKFEQRMEYDTIDMEEMETEPSFDMNSLMQPRNDESGSDYEDYDDSDDD